One window from the genome of Parasteatoda tepidariorum isolate YZ-2023 chromosome 8, CAS_Ptep_4.0, whole genome shotgun sequence encodes:
- the LOC107443120 gene encoding electron transfer flavoprotein regulatory factor 1 — protein sequence MSSTRSKVITLYKNLLFLGRDYPKGYDYFRVRLKEAFLKNKDVKEAAQIEILLTRGQYIIKELEALYMLKKYRTLKKRYYSEQ from the exons atgaGTTCCACCAGAAGTAAAGTGATTACGCTTTACAAGAAT cttttattCCTGGGTAGAGATTATCCGAAAGGGTATGACTATTTTAGAGTTCGACTGAAAGAAGCTTTCTTGAAGAACAAGGATGTGAAAGAAGCAGCTCAAATAGAAATATTGTTGACCAGAGGCCAGTACATCATTAAAGAACTCGAAGCCTTATATATGCTCAAAAAGTACAGAACGCTAAAGAAGCGTTACTATTCTGAACAGTAG
- the LOC107443112 gene encoding COMM domain-containing protein 8: MENFNKNDLFFKLISKCPEVQLEKLVHHLIDLFCGQETLIYEEFSSVWSLMEWWDLINESRLFIQACYNASDENLNSSSLSEEFKKVINDCLAVRKSDVRSSLLTKTHGISSSFLVDFDWKLKLTIASDKIAQINEPRLLLDLDFLGNTNRCLHLDLSQEELRNLIDSMEKAKKALAEITVPD; this comes from the exons atggaaaattttaacaaaaatgatttattttttaaattaatttcaaaatgtcctGAAGTACAATTGGAAAAG cTTGTTCACCATTTAATTGATTTGTTCTGTGGTCAAGAAACTCttatttatgaagaattttcaaGCGTGTGGTCTTTGATGGAATGGTGGGACTTAATAAATGAAAGCCGATTATTTATACAAGCATGCTATAATGCTAGTGacgaa aatttaaattcatCATCTTTGTCCgaggaatttaaaaaagttataaatgattGCTTGGCTGTCAGAAAATCGGATGTACGAAGCAGTCTGCTAACTAAGACACATGGAATATCATCAAGTTTTTTAGTGGATTTTGACTGGAagcttaaa tTAACTATTGCAAGTGATAAGATAGCTCAAATCAATGAGCCGCGCTTGCTTCTTGACTTGGATTTTTTGGGCAATACAAATAGATGTTTACACTTAGATTTGTCCCAAGAAGAATTAAGGAATTTGATTGATTCCATGGAAAAAGCTAAGAAA GCACTTGCAGAAATTACTGTTCCAGATTGA